Genomic DNA from Niabella ginsenosidivorans:
CTTAAATGATTCAGTTTTTTTATTGTTATTTAAATTTTGCTTTCATCGGCCGGATCTCCATGCTTCAACAAACCCGGCATCAAAGCCCTCGTATTGTTTGGAAATGGGATTGCCCTTACCTGTTGTTATAAGCTGGTACAGGCTTTCGCCGATCAGCTCATCCCAGGCGGTTTTACATACTGTATAACATTCGCATTCCTGAACCAGCCCATGATGCGTAAAAAGTATCTGCGTTTGATCGCCTTTTCTTATAATATCAAAAACAATTTTTGTGCCTTCCAGTTCTGCCTTATCCTGTGTAAAATTAAAAAAGAAGTCTTTTACAAACCATACGATCTTATCGTAAGGTCGCAGCTCAACAATTTTTAATTTCATTAAGTGAACGTCATTGTAATGATAAAATAATTCCGCCCCGGTTTTATTAGTGTTGCCTTCAATATTTTCAGACCACCAGTTTTTTATATCATTAATAGCTTTAAATACTTCCCCGGGCGATTTATTTACAAGTATAGAGGTAGTGTATGAATGTTCATCCCCTGAAATGTCGTTGCCCTTTCCTGTCTCTATCAGTTTTTTTAAACTGTCTTTTATAAAAAAGTCCCAGGAGCTGGAGCAAACAGTGAAACATTCAAATTCCGGCACGAGCCCTACATGCGTAAATTTAACTTCGGTACTGCCTGCTTTGTCAGCTATTTCAAAAACTATTTTCGTTCCGTCCCACTCGGTTTTATGTTTGAAAAATTCGTTGTGTGTTTCAATCACGTCCCAAACAATTTTTTGTGGCGTACAATGAGTGATACGCATTTTTGCAGTAAGGTATTTATCGCGGTAAACAAACACACTGTTCAACTGATCCGTACTTCCTTCAATATTTTCAGACCACCAGCCGCGTACATTATTAATACCGTCAAAAACTTCCTGTGGTGTTGCATCTGTTACGAACCTTGTTGTAAAATCCCGGGGTTTCATGATCATTTTTTTTATTATAATTAATGTATCACGTTCCGGGTTCAAAGTTACAGACAGCCATGTAACGGGCAGAGGGTAAAACGGACATTATCAAGGGCTGATCCAGACAATCCGGAGTAATATGCTCTGCATGGACGGCATAAGGGCGATTTATAAAACAGCCAGCTATCCACCAACAAAAGAGGATGTATCAAAAGTCGTTATTGCGAGTTTTTTATTTGCGTGGCCCGTCCGATTTCCGGGCAGGCAAAAGCATCTGAACGTTCGGATGAGGTGATGACATTATAATCTTCCGTCACCTTGCGAATCCCGCGACAGTGGGAGAAGTCGAAAGGTCTCCAAGTTGAAGAGATGCTTCGGCTACGCTCAGCATGACGAAAGTATAATTGATCCCCAATGCATAATACAACATGTCAGTGGCAGCGCAACGCCCGCCTGTACCATTCGGGCAAGCTTTAGTCTATATGACGATTTTCCGCCACCGTTAGTGTTGAGCACGGTTTATGAGCAAAGGAAAGACACCAACGGCATAACAGCGTTTGCTGGTGTTGCTGCTATTGCTACGAAGCCTCCGCGCAAAACTAACAAAAGCGCAAAACTTAAAAAGGCAGCCCGTTCAGGCTGCCTCTTCTGTTATTCTTGTAGGGGTGACTTATTTCAGATCAAACCGGTCCAGGTTCATCACTTTATTCCATGCTGCTACAAAATCCTTTACAAATTTTTCCTTACCGTCATTGCTTCCATATACTTCCGCAACGGCCCTCAGCTCTGCGTTAGCACCAAACACCAGGTCGGCACGGGTGGCGGTCCATTTCAGAATGCCGGTACTGCGGTCGCGGCCTTCAAACAGTTCCCTGTCTTCAGAAGCAGCTTTCCATTCTGTGCGCATGTCCAGCAGGTTCACAAAAAAATCATTGGTCAGCTGCCCGGGGCGCTGTGTAAGAACACCATGTTTAGAGCCGTCAAAGTTGGTATCCAGCACCCGCATGCCGCCTATTAAAACGGTCAGCTCCGGAACGGTAAGCGTTAGTAACTGCGCTTTGTCTACCAGCAATGCTTCTGTGGATACAGCAGCTCTTTCTTTGCGATAGTTGCGGAAGCCATCAGCAGCCGGCTCCAGGTAAGCGATGGATTCCACATCGGTCTGCTCCTGCGAAGCATCCGTACGGCCGGGCGTAAAGGGAACCGTAATAGTATATCCTGCATCTTTTGCTGCTTTTTCAACAGCTGCACAGCCCGCCAGCACAATCAGATCTGCCAGCGATACTTTTTTACCATCGGCCTGTGCCCCGTTAAATGCGTTCCGGATGTCTTCCAGCACCGCCAGTACTTTCCGCAGCTGCGCCGGATTGTTTACCGGCCAGTTTTTCTGGGGTTCCAGCCGGATGCGGGCGCCATTGGCACCACCGCGTTTGTCTGATCCGCGGAAAGTAGAGGCAGATGCCCAGGCAGTGCCTGCCAGCGCAGCGATGCCCAGGCCAGATTCCAGCACCTTTACCTTCAAAGCTGCAATATCCGCTTCATCGATCAGCACATGGTCAACCGCAGGAACAGGATCCTGCCAGATCAGCACTTCTTCAGGCACATCCGGCCCCAGGTAGCGTGCACGGGGGCCCATATCACGGTGCGTCAGCTTGAACCAGGCGCGGGCAAAGGCATCCGCAAAGGCATCAGGATCTTCCAGGAAACGTCTTGATATTTTTTCATAAACCGGGTCAAAACGCAGGGAAAGATCGGTGGTCAGCATAGTAGGCAGGCGGCGTTTGGAAGCGTCAAACGCATCCGGGATAATGCTGTCTGCATCTTTAGCGACCCATTGATGGGCTCCTGCAGGGCTTTTTGACAATTCCCATTCAAAGCCAAACAGGTTCTCAAAAAAATTATTGCTCCATTGGGTGGGCGTTTTTGTCCAGGTAACTTCCAGCCCGCTTGTGATCGTATCGGCCCCTCTTCCTGTTCCAAAACTATTCTTCCAGCCAAGCCCCTGTTCTTCTATACCCGCGGCTTCGGGCTCCTTGCCCACATGTGTGGCCGGTGCAGCGCCATGGGTTTTGCCAAAGCTATGCCCACCGGCTATTAAGGCAACTGTTTCTTCATCGCTCATGGCCATGCGGCCAAACGTATCGCGGATATCTTTTGCTGCCGCAACAGGATCGGGGTTGCCATCCGGGCCTTCCGGGTTTACATAGATCAGGCCCATCTGCACGGCGGCCAGCGGTTTTTCCAGGTCGCGGGAGTGGATCTGCCCGTCTGCATCATCGTCTGACACCAACACGCCATGATGCTCTTTTACACCCTCTGAACCGCGCGCATAACGAATATCGCCGCCCAGCCAGGTGGTTTCAGAACCCCAATATACATCTTCACTCGGTTCCCAGGCATCTTCGCGGCCGCCGGCAAAACCAAAGGTCTTAAAACCCATCGATTCCAGCGCCACATTGCCTGTAAGAATCAGCAGATCGGCCCAGGATATTTTATTGCCATATTTTTGTTTAATGGGCCAGAGCAGCCGGCGCGCTTTATCAAGACTTACATTATCCGGCCAGCTGTTTAGCGGCGCAAAGCGCTGCTGTCCGGATCCGGCGCCGCCACGGCCATCACCCACACGATAAGTGCCGGCACTGTGCCAGGCCATACGGATGAACAAGGGCCCGTAATGGCCAAAATCTGCCGGCCACCAATCCTGGGAATCAGTCATCAATGCGTGCAGGTCTTTTTTTACCGCTTCCAGATCTAGACTTTTGAAAGCTTCGGCATAGTTAAAATTCTTGTCCATAGGGTCAGACAATGAAGAATGCTGGCGAAGAATGTTCAGGTTTAGCCGGTGGGGCCACCAGTCATGAATTTGGGTGCCGCCGCCAGCCACATTTGGTTTTATGCTGCCATTATGAAACGGGCATTTGCTGATGTCTTTTGAATCTTTTTCCATTTTTTTATTATTTTATTTTTTAGGAACTGCTGGTTGCTGTTCAAAACGCAATCATTTCAATAAAACAAACTTATGCTAATTAATACATAAACACAATCGATTAATTTTATAATTTCATAGATTAAAACTATACAAACAAGAACCTTCTCAAAGCCGTTACCGGCTGCTGAGCAACTCATACCCGGGTTCAGAATAAGACACCTATACTATACTGATCAGGGGCTGACCAAAAAGTAATGTCAGCCTGAGCGTCAGGCTGTTAATGAAGAGTGTTGCATTATGCTGAAAACCAACAACATACAAAATAATCGTTTCGACCATAGCGAAGTATAGCGGAGAACATTTGCACCGAAGGTAAATCTCTACAAAAGTTCGAGCCCCGTCCGTCCGGCGTTCAGCCGGGCAGGCTTCGGGTCCGCTTTGCGCCTGCCAATGACATATGTGTTATTGTTTTGAAAAGCAATCTTTCTTTTTTGTCATGCCGGGTTTTTTATTTGTGCTGCAAAAACAATATGGCAATGACAAATCTTCCTATCGTCATCCTGCGGAAGAAGTCGAAGGATCTCTCAATCATCGAGCACTTCAATATTTCAGAGACTCCCCGGCTTCGCTCGGATCCGAACATTCGGATGACGAAAGTATTATTGATCCTCAATGCATAATTCCATCTGTCATTGGCAACTTGTTCCGGCATCTATTTATTGCTCACCTGGGCCCTGAAATAAAACAGATCCCGGAACAGGTCCGGGACATCTTCAGGGTGACGGTAAAAAGGTTCGTCATTTCAAAGAACTTGATCTGCGGTTATTTGTGCCTCAATATGGCAATCAGGGAGGCTTTGGAGCTGCCCCGCTTTCTAATACAGGAAACGCCGCAAGAATGCCTTTTAGTGTTTAACACTTTCCCTGAGAATGAAAATTCAGAATTTCTCCTAAATCGCTTTCTACTTTAGCGGGTTATGAATGTTGGTGCGTTGTTGTTTCCGCTAAAAAAATTTGCTCCGGTAAGAATATTGTTGCTCATTGCCATCGGAATAGCTTTTATTACCAGGCTGGTACTATTGCTCAGCTTCTGGCACCCAATAGCCCCCGGCTTCAGCAATATACTCACAAGCTTTATCATTGGCTTTGTATACGATGCAGTGGTATCCATACTGCTCACCACACCTTTCCTGCTCCAGATAGCTTTTACAACTAATTATATCTATACCAATAAGGGAAAATGGATCACCATTTTCTTTTTCGTGGTAGTATTATCGGTGGTTGGTTTCACGTCCCTGGTTCCCAAAGAATTTAACAGTGACCTGTACCATTCGCTTATTGGCTATCTTATTGCCCGCTTTGCCATATTTCTGTTTCTGCTGCAGCGCTCCTTTTCCTTTCGGCTGAAATGGAGAAGCGGGGTGTTAAAACTATTTTTCTTTATTACGGTTTTTCTGTTGGTCTCTAATGCGGTAAGCGAATGGTTCTTCTGGAATGAGTTTGCCTCCCGCTATAATTTTATTGCAGTAGATTATCTGATCTATACCAATGAGGTGATCGGAAATATACGGGAGTCTTACCCGCTGTTTCCCATTATAACAGGTGTGCTGCTGCTCAGCGCAGCGATCTTTTATTTTACATCCGGGCCAATAGCCTGCTCCGTAAGAACGCCGCTGGCCTTTTTAAAAAGGCTGCTGTTTGCAGCAATAATGATAGCAGCAGGACTGCTGCTGGCCCGGGTCATACCGCCACAATGGAAATATTTTAGCCGCAACACGTATGTGAACGAGCTTGCGGGCAATGGCATTTATGATTTTGTACAGGCTTTTAAAAAGAATGAGCTGGATTTTTATACCTATTACAGAACCTTACCAGACACAACGGCCTTTAAGCTGGTAAGAGAACAACTGGGTATGCCCAACAGCCGGTATATGCCCCCTGACCTTACCAATCTGCGGCGCAGCATAAGGGATAGCTTACCGGAAAGGAAAATGAACGTGGCGCTCATTAGCATTGAAAGTTTAAGCGCTTCATTTATGCAGGCATTTGGAGACAGCAGCCATATAACTCCGCAACTGGATGCGCTGGCCAGCCGTGGTATGTTCTTTACCCGGCTCTATGCTTCCGGCACACGTACCGTTCGCGGGCTGGAGGCCCTGTCGCTTTCCATACCCCCGCTGCCGGGCCAGAGCATTATAAAAAGGCCGGATAATGAAGGACTGTACAATATAGGCGCTGTTCTCAAAAGCAAAGGCTATATTACACAATATCTTTATGGTGGCTTCGGGTATTTTGATAATATGAACTATTTCTTCGGGCATAATGGTTATGAAGTGCTGGACAGAAAAGCGCTGAAGCCTTCAGAAATACATTATGCCAATATCTGGGGAGTAGCAGATGAAGACCTGTTTACACTGGCTTTAAGAACGATGGATTCAGACAACTTAAAACAGCAGCCTTTCTTCATCCATATAATGACCGTATCCAATCACAGGCCTTATACTTATCCCGCAGGGCGCATCAACATTCCTCCATCGGCACATAGCAGGCAGGGCGCAGTAAAATATACGGATTATGCCATCGGCAATTTTATAAAGCAGGCAGCACAAAAGCCCTGGTTTAAAAATACGCTGTTTGTGATCGTAGCGGATCATTGTGCTTCCAGCGCCGGCAGACAGGAACTGCCGCTGCCCGGTTACCACATTCCCCTGATCATTTACGCGCCCGGGATTGTTCAACCCCGGCAGGTGAATGCATTGATGGGGCAGATCGATATTGCGCCTACCATTCTGGGGCTGCTTCACTTAAATTACACTTCCTTGTTCTACGGAAACGATATACTGAAAACGCCCCCGCAAAAGCAAAGAGCCTTCATCAGTACCTACCAGGGACTGGGCTACCTGAAATCAGACACGCTTATTGTACAATCGCCGGTTAAAAAAATCAGCGCATACAAAATAGATCCGGTTACAAAAGAACAGCAGGAAATTGCACCTCCCGGCCAGCTGGTCAATGAAGCAATCGCTTATTACCAAACCGCTGCCTGGCTGATCCGGCACAGGAAATACCGGTTTTAACTATACCCGTTTTAACCCAATATGCAGATTCCGGCTTCTATTTCATTTTGGCGGGATTTAAAGAACCAATAATACGCAAGTGAAATTTATTACAGATCTAAACAAAGCATTGCGGCTAAGTAGCCAGAGCATTAAAAGGTTCCCAAAAGCAGATGGATCTATTTTAGGATAGGGCATTCCCGACATCCCGGAAGAATCAAAAGAAAGGGCGGGTGCCATTCAATGCTCCCGCAGAACGCGCTGAATAACGCTGACAGCCAGACCATCTGCGCTTCCGCCAATGGTGGAAGCCTGCGTTCCGAAGGTTCGGAACAGCGGGACATAACATGCAAGTGAAATTCATTACAGACCAACAAAAAAAGCGTTGCGTTTTCTGAAAACCTTTCGGTCTGATTAAAAATGTCACTTCCGTATAACCCGTTTATTCCAAAAAATACCATAAATAGGTGATTGCCCCGGCCGGTGCAGACCGCTACCTTTAGATAAAAATGACGGTTGTACTATGAAGGGAATGCATTTGCCTGTTGCTCAGAAGCGGCATGCGCTTCCATAAAACGGGAACAGGATGCTTATGCCGTATTTTGTATACAACTGCTTAAAACCATCAATATAAAAGACCATGCTCTCATACACACCCGAATTAAAAAACAGCTACCGGCATCTGTTCAATATCTGTACAATAAAGAACGAGAAGGTGGCCGTAGTAAACAGGATCGTACAGAAAATATTTAATAACAAGGTACGGTATACCAATGTAGCCCATGTTCTTTCAATGCCCTGGTATGTTATTGCCGTTATCCACAGTATGGAGGCTGATCTGAATTTTAACTGCCATTTGCACAACGGGGATCCTCTTACGGCCCGTACCGTGCATGCACCGGCCGGCCGGCCTTTAACAGGCACCCCGCCTTTTCCCTGGGAATTCAGTGCTGTAGATGCTTTGAAATTTGATGGCTTTGACCAGTGGGCAGACTGGAGCCTTGCCGGTATTTGCTATAAGCTGGAAAAATACAATGGCACCGGCTACCGGGCTTTTCTGATCAACTCCCCCTATTTATGGAGCGGCAGCAACCTGTATGCATGCGGAAAGTATATAGCGGATGGAACATTTTCTCGTACAGCTGTATCGGGGCAGATAGGCGCAATGGTCTTATTAAAAGACATGAGCACAAAAGGCCTGATCACCTTTCAGAATGCTATAATCACCGCCCCGGAAGTGCCTCATTCATCATAGGGCATTCGACAGGTGCATCATTCGCTATTAAAATTCACTATTCAACAACGTTCTTTTATGAAAAAAATCAGCATTCTTTCTCTCGATGGCGGCGGCATACGCGGCATCATTCCCGGCGTAATCCTTACATATATAGAAAAGCAACTGCAAAAACAGGATAACAGCAAACAAAAGATCGGGGATTATTTTGATTTTATCGCAGGCACCAGCACCGGGGGCATTCTTGCCTGTGCCTACCTCATGCCTAATCCTGATGAGCAGGCAAAAGCCCACTATTCCGCAGAACAGGCTGTACAGCTGTATCTACAGGAAGGCCATGATATTTTTAAAGAAAACATTCTTGATAAAATCATCAACCCATGGAGTCTGGTCACTGAA
This window encodes:
- a CDS encoding SRPBCC family protein, producing the protein MKPRDFTTRFVTDATPQEVFDGINNVRGWWSENIEGSTDQLNSVFVYRDKYLTAKMRITHCTPQKIVWDVIETHNEFFKHKTEWDGTKIVFEIADKAGSTEVKFTHVGLVPEFECFTVCSSSWDFFIKDSLKKLIETGKGNDISGDEHSYTTSILVNKSPGEVFKAINDIKNWWSENIEGNTNKTGAELFYHYNDVHLMKLKIVELRPYDKIVWFVKDFFFNFTQDKAELEGTKIVFDIIRKGDQTQILFTHHGLVQECECYTVCKTAWDELIGESLYQLITTGKGNPISKQYEGFDAGFVEAWRSGR
- the katG gene encoding catalase/peroxidase HPI — protein: MEKDSKDISKCPFHNGSIKPNVAGGGTQIHDWWPHRLNLNILRQHSSLSDPMDKNFNYAEAFKSLDLEAVKKDLHALMTDSQDWWPADFGHYGPLFIRMAWHSAGTYRVGDGRGGAGSGQQRFAPLNSWPDNVSLDKARRLLWPIKQKYGNKISWADLLILTGNVALESMGFKTFGFAGGREDAWEPSEDVYWGSETTWLGGDIRYARGSEGVKEHHGVLVSDDDADGQIHSRDLEKPLAAVQMGLIYVNPEGPDGNPDPVAAAKDIRDTFGRMAMSDEETVALIAGGHSFGKTHGAAPATHVGKEPEAAGIEEQGLGWKNSFGTGRGADTITSGLEVTWTKTPTQWSNNFFENLFGFEWELSKSPAGAHQWVAKDADSIIPDAFDASKRRLPTMLTTDLSLRFDPVYEKISRRFLEDPDAFADAFARAWFKLTHRDMGPRARYLGPDVPEEVLIWQDPVPAVDHVLIDEADIAALKVKVLESGLGIAALAGTAWASASTFRGSDKRGGANGARIRLEPQKNWPVNNPAQLRKVLAVLEDIRNAFNGAQADGKKVSLADLIVLAGCAAVEKAAKDAGYTITVPFTPGRTDASQEQTDVESIAYLEPAADGFRNYRKERAAVSTEALLVDKAQLLTLTVPELTVLIGGMRVLDTNFDGSKHGVLTQRPGQLTNDFFVNLLDMRTEWKAASEDRELFEGRDRSTGILKWTATRADLVFGANAELRAVAEVYGSNDGKEKFVKDFVAAWNKVMNLDRFDLK
- a CDS encoding LTA synthase family protein; its protein translation is MNVGALLFPLKKFAPVRILLLIAIGIAFITRLVLLLSFWHPIAPGFSNILTSFIIGFVYDAVVSILLTTPFLLQIAFTTNYIYTNKGKWITIFFFVVVLSVVGFTSLVPKEFNSDLYHSLIGYLIARFAIFLFLLQRSFSFRLKWRSGVLKLFFFITVFLLVSNAVSEWFFWNEFASRYNFIAVDYLIYTNEVIGNIRESYPLFPIITGVLLLSAAIFYFTSGPIACSVRTPLAFLKRLLFAAIMIAAGLLLARVIPPQWKYFSRNTYVNELAGNGIYDFVQAFKKNELDFYTYYRTLPDTTAFKLVREQLGMPNSRYMPPDLTNLRRSIRDSLPERKMNVALISIESLSASFMQAFGDSSHITPQLDALASRGMFFTRLYASGTRTVRGLEALSLSIPPLPGQSIIKRPDNEGLYNIGAVLKSKGYITQYLYGGFGYFDNMNYFFGHNGYEVLDRKALKPSEIHYANIWGVADEDLFTLALRTMDSDNLKQQPFFIHIMTVSNHRPYTYPAGRINIPPSAHSRQGAVKYTDYAIGNFIKQAAQKPWFKNTLFVIVADHCASSAGRQELPLPGYHIPLIIYAPGIVQPRQVNALMGQIDIAPTILGLLHLNYTSLFYGNDILKTPPQKQRAFISTYQGLGYLKSDTLIVQSPVKKISAYKIDPVTKEQQEIAPPGQLVNEAIAYYQTAAWLIRHRKYRF